A region from the Corynebacterium halotolerans YIM 70093 = DSM 44683 genome encodes:
- a CDS encoding epoxyalkane--coenzyme M transferase, which produces MSADRILTTHVGSLPRPKELIEANNRRAKGQIDDAEFARVLEESAKRVVAKQLEIGIDVVNEGEYGHLMNAEIDYGAWWSYVFTRLSGLEVIDSERHAAALAKQPTDKVVLDEFMERRDFQAFPAVYAESDAGENFNKEEGDVTEFPAVTGPVEYIGGEEVARDTALLRAGLDAAGSDNAGFLAAVSPGSAVRLTNEYYEDQDAAVLAAAKPMGQEYKAITDAGFTVQLDAPDLAESWDQINPEPRLDDYLEFLRVRIEAINTAIEGLPREQTLLHVCWGSWHGPHSTDIPFADIVDVILEAKVGGLSFESAGPRHAHEWRIWQNRELPEGLKLYPGVISHNTNALEHPRLIADRIIRFADLVGPENVVASADCGLGGRIHRDIAWAKLGNLVAGAKLASEELF; this is translated from the coding sequence ATGTCTGCAGACCGCATCCTCACCACCCACGTCGGCTCGCTGCCGCGCCCGAAGGAACTCATTGAGGCGAACAACAGGCGTGCCAAGGGCCAGATCGACGACGCCGAGTTCGCCCGCGTGCTTGAGGAATCCGCCAAAAGGGTCGTCGCCAAGCAGCTGGAGATCGGCATCGACGTCGTCAATGAGGGCGAGTACGGCCACCTCATGAACGCCGAGATCGACTACGGTGCCTGGTGGTCCTACGTCTTCACCCGCCTGTCCGGACTCGAGGTCATCGACTCCGAGCGCCACGCCGCCGCCCTGGCCAAGCAGCCGACCGACAAGGTCGTGCTCGACGAGTTCATGGAGCGCCGCGATTTCCAGGCCTTCCCGGCCGTTTACGCCGAGTCCGACGCCGGCGAGAACTTCAACAAGGAGGAGGGCGACGTCACGGAGTTCCCGGCCGTCACCGGTCCGGTCGAGTACATCGGTGGTGAGGAGGTCGCCCGCGACACCGCCCTGCTGCGCGCCGGTCTCGACGCCGCCGGTTCGGACAACGCCGGTTTCCTCGCCGCCGTGTCCCCGGGGTCGGCCGTGCGCCTGACCAACGAGTACTACGAGGATCAGGACGCCGCGGTGCTGGCCGCCGCCAAGCCGATGGGCCAGGAATACAAGGCCATCACCGACGCCGGTTTCACCGTCCAGCTCGACGCCCCGGACCTGGCCGAGAGCTGGGACCAGATCAATCCGGAACCCAGGCTCGACGACTACCTCGAATTCCTCAGGGTGCGCATCGAGGCGATCAACACCGCCATCGAAGGACTGCCGCGCGAGCAGACCCTGCTGCACGTGTGCTGGGGTTCCTGGCACGGCCCGCACTCCACCGACATCCCCTTCGCCGACATCGTCGATGTCATCCTGGAGGCCAAGGTCGGTGGCCTGTCCTTCGAGTCGGCCGGCCCGCGCCACGCGCACGAGTGGCGTATCTGGCAGAACCGGGAGCTGCCGGAGGGGCTCAAGCTCTACCCGGGTGTCATCTCCCACAACACCAACGCCCTCGAGCACCCACGCCTGATCGCGGACCGCATCATCCGCTTCGCCGACCTCGTCGGCCCGGAGAACGTCGTCGCCTCCGCGGACTGTGGTCTGGGCGGCCGCATCCACCGCGACATTGCCTGGGCCAAGCTGGGGAACCTGGTCGCGGGCGCGAAGCTGGCGTCCGAAGAACTCTTCTAG